A single region of the Vagococcus teuberi genome encodes:
- a CDS encoding metal ABC transporter permease, producing the protein MEMFSYEFMRRALIAASMMAVIAPSLGVFLVLRRQSLLADTLSHVSLAGIALGFFINVNPTITTLIVVIASAFVLEYIKNLYKSYSEVSTAILMSGGLAVALVLMNLTKGKNSMNIQQYLFGSIVTINWQQVKILAGLLVIIVSLFLVLRKPMYVLTFDEDTAHVDGLPIHVLSMLFNVITGIAITVMIPIAGALLVSAIMILPATISMKIGKTFSTVILSSIVVGFIGMTSGLVTSYQLDTPPGATITLIFIVMFILINLLTNVRKKNRQVSK; encoded by the coding sequence ATGGAGATGTTTTCATATGAGTTCATGAGACGAGCACTTATTGCTGCTTCTATGATGGCTGTAATCGCCCCATCTCTTGGTGTATTTTTAGTATTACGTAGACAATCACTTTTAGCAGATACCTTATCACATGTTTCCCTTGCAGGGATTGCTCTTGGTTTTTTCATTAATGTTAACCCAACGATCACCACATTAATTGTCGTAATTGCTTCTGCCTTTGTTTTAGAGTACATTAAAAATCTTTACAAGTCTTACTCAGAGGTATCTACTGCGATTTTAATGTCAGGTGGATTAGCTGTTGCATTAGTTTTAATGAATTTAACTAAAGGGAAAAATTCGATGAATATTCAACAGTATTTATTTGGCTCTATCGTAACAATCAATTGGCAACAAGTTAAAATACTAGCTGGCTTACTAGTTATTATAGTTAGTTTATTTTTGGTATTGAGGAAACCAATGTATGTATTAACTTTTGACGAGGACACAGCACATGTTGACGGACTGCCAATTCATGTACTATCTATGCTATTTAATGTTATTACAGGTATCGCTATCACTGTGATGATTCCTATTGCTGGAGCATTACTTGTGTCAGCTATTATGATTTTACCAGCCACTATCTCGATGAAGATTGGGAAAACTTTTTCGACTGTTATTTTAAGTAGTATCGTAGTTGGATTTATTGGCATGACTTCTGGTCTTGTTACATCGTATCAATTAGATACACCACCAGGCGCAACCATCACATTAATCTTCATTGTGATGTTTATTCTAATTAATTTACTAACTAATGTTCGTAAAAAAAACAGACAGGTTTCCAAATAA
- a CDS encoding metal ABC transporter ATP-binding protein, with protein sequence MNYIDVKHLTFYYDDEPVLEDVSYTVSPGEFVILTGENGAAKSTLIRNTLGLLKPNEGEVYISPTNIDGQKLTIGYIPQQIASFNAGFPSTVLEFVQSGRFQRGKWFKRLDDVDHRHVEKALNSVGMWDMRKKRIGDLSGGQKQRVCLARVFATDPDLFVLDEPTTGMDESSRNDFYKLLQHSVKEHNKAILMVTHDHEEIKGYMDRHIHLVRKEETEWRCFHMSS encoded by the coding sequence ATGAATTATATTGACGTCAAACACCTCACTTTTTATTATGATGATGAACCTGTGTTGGAAGACGTTTCTTATACGGTCAGTCCAGGTGAATTTGTCATACTAACTGGTGAAAATGGTGCGGCAAAATCAACATTAATAAGAAATACACTAGGGTTACTAAAACCTAATGAAGGAGAAGTTTATATCTCTCCTACCAATATAGATGGACAAAAATTAACAATTGGTTATATTCCACAACAAATCGCCTCATTTAATGCGGGATTTCCAAGTACTGTATTAGAGTTCGTTCAATCGGGCAGATTTCAACGTGGAAAATGGTTTAAACGTCTAGATGACGTTGATCATAGACATGTCGAAAAAGCTCTTAACTCTGTTGGCATGTGGGATATGAGAAAGAAACGCATTGGGGATTTATCAGGTGGACAAAAGCAACGTGTCTGTTTAGCCCGTGTATTTGCGACTGATCCAGATTTATTTGTACTTGATGAGCCCACAACAGGGATGGATGAATCCTCTCGAAATGATTTTTATAAATTACTACAGCACAGTGTCAAAGAACACAATAAAGCAATTTTAATGGTGACACACGATCATGAAGAAATAAAAGGTTATATGGATCGACATATCCACCTTGTTAGAAAGGAGGAGACCGAATGGAGATGTTTTCATATGAGTTCATGA
- the ispE gene encoding 4-(cytidine 5'-diphospho)-2-C-methyl-D-erythritol kinase encodes MEIIEKAPAKINLGLDVLYKRDDGYHELEMIMASVDLSDRLILTAIPTDDIIIKTDNGFLPVDRKNNIYQAIDIMKKTYGFTQGVEVNLKKNLPVAAGLGGGSSDAAAAFRGVNRLFNLGATLEEMAKLSVPIGTDIPYCLYGQTALVTGVGDRVTPLSHPMPQCWIVLVKPKISVSTPRVFSKIQVDSLSHPNIKAIYHAIENQDYQEMIQHLGNSLESYTMEVFPIVKYVKNKMLEFGADAAVMSGSGPTVLALCKKRSRAVHVANALKGFCDEVYLVRTLNR; translated from the coding sequence ATGGAAATCATCGAAAAAGCCCCGGCAAAAATAAACTTGGGACTTGATGTCCTTTACAAACGTGATGATGGTTATCATGAGCTTGAAATGATTATGGCAAGTGTCGATTTATCCGACCGATTGATTTTAACAGCTATTCCAACTGATGATATCATTATTAAAACTGACAATGGCTTCCTACCAGTAGACCGTAAAAATAATATTTATCAAGCAATTGATATCATGAAAAAAACATATGGGTTTACTCAAGGTGTTGAAGTAAATTTAAAGAAAAACTTACCCGTTGCGGCTGGTTTAGGTGGTGGTAGTAGCGATGCTGCTGCGGCATTTAGAGGGGTCAATCGTTTGTTTAACCTGGGTGCTACATTGGAAGAAATGGCTAAATTATCCGTTCCAATCGGTACAGATATCCCGTATTGTTTATATGGACAAACAGCTCTTGTTACTGGCGTTGGAGACCGTGTTACACCACTCTCTCACCCAATGCCACAGTGTTGGATTGTTCTAGTCAAACCCAAAATCAGTGTATCCACTCCTCGCGTGTTTTCAAAAATACAAGTTGACTCACTTTCGCATCCAAATATAAAAGCTATATATCATGCAATAGAAAACCAAGATTACCAAGAAATGATTCAACATTTGGGGAATTCTCTAGAATCTTACACGATGGAAGTTTTTCCTATTGTTAAATATGTTAAAAATAAAATGTTAGAATTCGGAGCAGATGCAGCCGTCATGAGTGGCAGCGGTCCTACCGTTCTTGCGCTTTGTAAAAAACGTTCACGAGCTGTTCATGTGGCAAATGCTTTAAAAGGATTTTGTGATGAAGTGTATTTAGTTAGGACATTAAACAGATAA
- a CDS encoding ABC transporter substrate-binding protein, producing the protein MKKLNALFSGILLIIVLLAVTSFNLEKNSGASGGRILTIYNWGDYIDPSLIKRFEKEYNYKVIYETFDSNESMMTKIKQGGTAYDLTIPSEYMIQKMVKQDMLIPLDHSKIKGLENIDSRFLNIPFDPKNEFSIPYFWGTLGIIYNDEFVKEGQIKHWDDLWNPSLKNNVMLIDGAREVMGLALNSDGHSLNSKNDKQLDNASKKLDGLSSNVKAIVADEIKMYMINGESAAAVTFSGEAASMLEENEHLHYVIPEEGSNLWFDNFVIPKTAKNIDGAYDFINFMLKPDVAAQNAEYIGYSTPNKKALKILPKEITSDPQFYPSDKIIEHLEVYEDLGQTYLERYNDLFLKFKMYR; encoded by the coding sequence ATGAAGAAACTCAATGCTCTTTTTTCAGGTATTCTTCTTATCATTGTCCTTCTAGCTGTTACTTCTTTTAATCTTGAAAAAAACAGTGGTGCCTCTGGTGGTCGTATATTAACTATCTATAATTGGGGAGATTACATTGACCCTTCGCTAATCAAACGATTTGAAAAAGAATATAACTATAAAGTCATTTACGAAACCTTTGATTCGAACGAAAGCATGATGACCAAAATCAAACAAGGTGGAACAGCCTATGATTTAACCATTCCCAGTGAATACATGATTCAAAAAATGGTTAAACAAGATATGCTCATTCCGCTTGATCATTCTAAAATCAAAGGACTAGAAAACATAGATAGTCGTTTTCTAAATATTCCATTTGACCCTAAAAACGAATTTTCTATCCCCTATTTTTGGGGAACATTGGGAATTATATACAATGATGAATTCGTTAAAGAAGGTCAGATTAAACATTGGGATGATTTATGGAATCCCTCACTAAAAAATAATGTGATGTTAATTGACGGAGCTAGAGAAGTCATGGGATTGGCTTTAAATAGTGACGGGCATTCATTAAATAGTAAAAATGATAAACAACTAGATAATGCTTCAAAAAAATTAGATGGACTAAGTTCCAACGTCAAAGCGATTGTAGCTGATGAAATCAAAATGTACATGATAAATGGTGAAAGTGCTGCTGCGGTCACATTTTCTGGTGAAGCTGCTAGTATGCTAGAAGAAAATGAGCACTTGCATTATGTGATTCCAGAAGAAGGCTCTAATCTTTGGTTTGATAATTTTGTGATCCCAAAAACAGCAAAAAATATTGATGGTGCGTATGATTTTATTAACTTTATGTTAAAACCAGATGTCGCTGCTCAAAATGCCGAATACATTGGTTACTCTACGCCAAATAAAAAAGCGTTAAAAATATTACCTAAAGAAATTACAAGTGACCCACAGTTTTACCCAAGTGACAAAATTATCGAGCACTTAGAAGTGTATGAGGATTTAGGACAAACCTATTTAGAGCGCTATAATGATCTATTCTTAAAATTTAAAATGTATCGTTAA
- a CDS encoding ABC transporter permease, translated as MSNHKFNWSHLYLILVFIILYAPIFYLIYYSFNAGGTMTSFTGFTLEHYQAVFEDTRLIGIVIDTFLLAFLSALIATIIGTFGAMGIHYTKQRGVRHTLLSLNNILMVSPDVIIGASFLILFTFLGTWFGFQLGFMSVLLSHIAFSIPIVVLMVLPKMQEMNPSLIDAARDLGANNWQVLRQIILPYLTPGIIAGYFMAFTYSLDDFAVTFFVTGNGFSTLSVEIYSRARQGISLEINALSALLFLFSILLVTGYYFISKDNKPKYKKKKTQKIGGK; from the coding sequence ATGAGCAACCATAAATTTAATTGGAGCCATCTCTATTTGATTTTAGTTTTCATTATTCTGTATGCACCTATCTTTTATCTAATTTATTATTCATTCAACGCCGGTGGAACGATGACATCATTTACCGGATTTACGTTAGAACATTACCAAGCTGTCTTTGAAGACACCAGGTTAATTGGCATTGTGATAGACACGTTCTTACTAGCTTTTCTATCTGCTTTAATCGCTACTATTATTGGAACGTTTGGTGCAATGGGGATTCACTACACCAAACAACGTGGCGTACGACATACATTACTAAGTTTAAACAATATTTTAATGGTGTCTCCTGATGTTATTATTGGGGCAAGTTTTTTAATCCTATTTACTTTTCTAGGGACTTGGTTTGGGTTTCAATTAGGTTTTATGTCTGTACTACTCTCTCATATTGCTTTTAGTATCCCGATTGTCGTTTTAATGGTCTTGCCAAAAATGCAAGAGATGAATCCATCACTTATTGATGCTGCACGAGATTTAGGAGCAAACAACTGGCAGGTACTAAGACAAATTATCTTACCTTATTTAACACCAGGAATTATTGCCGGATATTTTATGGCATTTACCTATTCATTAGATGATTTTGCTGTGACGTTTTTTGTAACAGGGAATGGATTTAGTACTTTATCTGTTGAAATTTATTCTCGTGCCAGACAAGGGATTAGTTTAGAAATCAATGCCTTAAGTGCCCTTCTATTTCTGTTTTCTATTTTATTAGTGACTGGGTATTACTTTATCAGTAAAGACAATAAACCAAAATACAAAAAGAAAAAAACACAAAAAATAGGAGGTAAATAA
- a CDS encoding ABC transporter permease — protein sequence MTQSKRFYTIPYFLWIALFVIAPVILIIYQSFFDINGQFTLSNYQQYLTSGTYLSMTFNSLFYALLITLFTLVISYPTAYFLTKLKHKQLWLMLIILPTWINLLLKAYAFIGIFSIHGGINNFLDTVGIGTQQLLFTNFSFLTVATYIEIPFMILPIFNALEEINPSLVFASRDLGASNFETFRRVIFPLSLNGVKSGVQAVFIPSLSLFMLTRLIGGNRVITLGTAIEQHFLVTQNWGMGSTIGVVLIIAMFIIMMITGEKKKKGAKKK from the coding sequence GTGACACAATCAAAACGTTTTTACACGATTCCATATTTTTTATGGATAGCTCTATTTGTTATCGCACCTGTTATTTTAATTATTTACCAATCATTTTTTGATATTAATGGACAGTTTACATTGAGTAATTATCAACAATATTTAACAAGTGGAACTTACTTGAGTATGACCTTTAACTCATTATTCTACGCTCTACTTATTACCCTATTTACACTAGTGATTAGTTATCCAACAGCTTATTTTTTAACAAAATTAAAACACAAACAACTGTGGCTTATGTTAATTATCTTGCCTACTTGGATTAACTTGTTGTTAAAAGCTTATGCGTTTATTGGGATTTTTAGTATCCATGGTGGAATAAATAACTTTTTAGATACTGTTGGTATTGGGACGCAACAACTTCTTTTTACAAATTTTAGTTTTTTAACCGTTGCGACCTATATTGAAATCCCATTTATGATTTTACCTATTTTTAATGCCTTAGAAGAAATTAACCCTTCTCTTGTGTTTGCCAGTCGTGATTTAGGCGCGAGTAATTTTGAAACATTTAGACGTGTCATCTTCCCACTATCTTTAAATGGCGTAAAAAGTGGTGTGCAAGCCGTATTCATCCCATCACTTAGTCTATTTATGCTAACTCGCTTAATTGGGGGAAATCGTGTGATAACGCTTGGAACGGCCATCGAACAACATTTCCTTGTCACACAAAACTGGGGGATGGGATCAACCATTGGTGTCGTTCTGATTATCGCGATGTTTATCATTATGATGATAACTGGTGAGAAGAAAAAGAAAGGAGCGAAGAAAAAATGA
- a CDS encoding ABC transporter ATP-binding protein, translating into MSHTIIEFKDVVKEYDDTTVLKKVSFEIEQGKFYTLLGPSGCGKTTILRLIAGFSEPTSGEILFDGKVINKVPANKRKVNTVFQDYALFPHMDVYENVAFGLKIKKLPKEQIDVKVREALRLVQLSGLEERQISEMSGGQRQRVAIARALVNEPEILLLDEPLSALDLKLRTAMQSELRELQKRLGITFIFVTHDQEEALAMSDEIFVMHDGKIEQSGSPSDIYDEPINRFVADFIGESNIVKGIMIEDNLVEIVGKQFECVDGGMRENEPVDIVMRPEDISLVPVEKGKLKATVDTLLFRGVHYEIFCIDSEGNEWVVHSTKKPLEGQTVGLFFEPEDIHVMRFNESEEDFDARLESYDD; encoded by the coding sequence ATGAGTCACACAATTATTGAATTTAAAGATGTCGTGAAAGAATACGACGACACCACTGTATTAAAAAAAGTGAGTTTTGAAATCGAACAAGGAAAATTTTATACCTTATTAGGTCCATCAGGATGTGGTAAAACAACGATTTTACGCTTGATTGCTGGTTTTAGCGAACCAACATCTGGAGAAATTTTATTTGATGGAAAAGTGATTAATAAAGTTCCCGCAAACAAACGCAAAGTAAATACTGTATTCCAAGATTATGCTCTTTTTCCTCATATGGATGTTTATGAAAATGTGGCATTTGGGTTAAAAATCAAAAAATTACCTAAAGAACAAATTGATGTAAAAGTACGTGAAGCTCTGCGTTTAGTTCAGTTATCTGGTTTAGAAGAAAGACAAATCAGTGAGATGTCAGGTGGACAAAGACAACGTGTCGCAATTGCTCGTGCCCTTGTGAATGAACCTGAGATTCTATTATTAGATGAGCCGTTATCCGCTCTTGATTTAAAACTTCGAACTGCCATGCAATCAGAGTTACGTGAATTACAAAAACGTTTAGGGATTACGTTTATTTTTGTTACTCATGATCAAGAAGAAGCATTAGCTATGAGTGATGAAATTTTTGTTATGCATGATGGAAAAATCGAGCAAAGCGGATCTCCTTCTGATATTTATGATGAACCAATCAACCGATTTGTCGCTGACTTTATTGGTGAAAGTAATATTGTAAAAGGCATTATGATTGAAGACAATTTAGTTGAAATCGTAGGCAAACAATTTGAATGTGTTGATGGCGGAATGAGAGAAAATGAGCCAGTTGATATTGTCATGCGTCCAGAAGATATTTCACTTGTTCCAGTTGAAAAAGGAAAATTAAAAGCTACAGTGGACACTCTTTTATTTAGAGGAGTTCATTATGAAATTTTCTGTATTGATTCTGAAGGAAATGAATGGGTGGTGCATTCAACTAAGAAGCCACTTGAAGGACAAACAGTTGGTTTATTCTTTGAACCAGAAGACATTCATGTCATGCGTTTTAATGAGTCAGAAGAAGATTTTGATGCCAGATTAGAAAGTTATGACGACTAA
- a CDS encoding helix-turn-helix domain-containing protein, translating into MLIGKKIKNLRIQKNLTQEELGERTDLTKGYISQLERDLSSPSLETFFSILEVLGVSPKQFFDEKHQKQQVVYPKEDQTIHLDEDKGYEINWLVSDSNENEMEPILLTLEKKGEYKEFEPSQSETFGYVLQGKIYVTIGEDTYIASKGESIYYQALNQHQISNAHDGVSKLLIVATNSYL; encoded by the coding sequence ATACTTATCGGGAAAAAAATCAAAAACTTACGAATACAAAAAAATTTAACACAAGAAGAATTAGGAGAACGAACAGATCTCACTAAAGGATACATTTCTCAATTAGAACGGGATTTAAGCTCCCCTTCCCTAGAGACATTTTTCTCCATTTTAGAAGTATTAGGTGTGTCTCCAAAACAATTTTTTGATGAAAAACATCAAAAACAACAAGTCGTCTATCCTAAAGAAGATCAAACCATACATCTTGATGAAGACAAAGGGTATGAAATAAATTGGTTAGTTTCTGACTCTAATGAAAATGAAATGGAACCTATATTATTAACTCTAGAAAAAAAAGGTGAATACAAAGAATTTGAACCATCACAATCCGAAACATTTGGTTATGTGTTACAAGGAAAAATCTATGTTACCATAGGTGAAGATACCTATATTGCGTCAAAAGGTGAAAGTATTTATTACCAAGCACTCAACCAGCACCAAATATCTAATGCTCACGATGGAGTTAGCAAACTCCTCATCGTTGCAACAAATTCTTATTTATAG
- a CDS encoding YhdH/YhfP family quinone oxidoreductase, with the protein MMDKTFKALIVSEKDDSIISSIEDWSVDRLSEGDTLVEVEYSAINYKDALATIKNGGVIRSYPMIPGIDFSGTIIETTHEGLYVGDRVVVTGQGTGVSHTGGFSEIARIPGEWIQVVPQDLDLKVAAFVGTAGITAAQAIHRLESVGLGENKEASILITGATGGVGSMAINLLKAKGFNNITALTRKKSTDYLDSLGVQHIISTEEMLENTRPLQKQLFDYVIDTIGGATLEAILPKISYGGGISLCGNASGIKFSTTVLPFILRGVTMFGIDSVQLTTEKKSALWDTIKESITKEMIEATIANEISLEDIIPVTKQLLEGTHSGRTIVKIK; encoded by the coding sequence ATGATGGATAAAACATTCAAAGCACTTATTGTTAGTGAAAAAGATGATAGCATTATCTCAAGTATAGAAGATTGGTCAGTTGACAGATTATCAGAAGGGGACACACTTGTTGAAGTTGAGTATTCAGCGATAAATTATAAAGATGCCTTAGCAACGATAAAAAATGGGGGAGTTATTCGGTCATATCCTATGATTCCTGGTATCGATTTTTCAGGAACTATTATAGAAACAACTCACGAAGGATTATATGTTGGCGATAGAGTAGTTGTAACTGGTCAAGGGACAGGTGTAAGTCACACAGGAGGTTTTAGTGAAATAGCACGTATTCCAGGTGAATGGATTCAAGTTGTGCCACAAGATTTAGATTTAAAAGTAGCTGCGTTTGTTGGGACAGCTGGAATAACAGCCGCTCAAGCGATTCATCGTCTAGAATCTGTTGGTTTAGGTGAAAACAAAGAAGCCAGTATTTTAATAACCGGAGCAACAGGTGGAGTTGGAAGTATGGCGATTAATTTATTAAAAGCTAAAGGCTTCAACAACATCACCGCGTTAACACGCAAAAAATCGACGGATTATTTGGATTCTTTAGGTGTACAACATATTATTAGTACCGAAGAAATGCTTGAAAATACTCGTCCATTACAAAAACAATTATTTGATTATGTCATTGATACGATTGGTGGGGCAACACTAGAAGCAATACTACCTAAAATTTCATACGGTGGGGGAATTTCTCTATGTGGAAATGCAAGCGGTATTAAATTTAGCACGACAGTTTTACCGTTTATTTTACGCGGTGTAACGATGTTTGGAATTGATTCAGTTCAATTAACAACAGAAAAAAAATCTGCGTTATGGGATACAATTAAAGAAAGTATCACAAAAGAGATGATTGAGGCGACTATAGCTAATGAAATCTCGTTAGAGGATATCATTCCAGTGACGAAACAATTATTAGAAGGCACGCATTCAGGAAGAACGATTGTCAAAATTAAATAA
- a CDS encoding M20 family metallopeptidase, with amino-acid sequence MYKQIEKLITQKQHTYFQTSDKIWDIAETKFHEKESADVLINVLKEEGFSIETNIGEIDTAFVASFGNEGPVIGFLGEYDALPSMSQKAGSTQKEANPDTENTNGHGCGHNLLGTASLAAAIATKDYITEHNIPAQIKYFGCPAEEGGSGKTFMARDGAFDGLDMAICWHPGTDNAIWGVKTLANIQAAFEFKGKSAHAANAPDMGRSALDACELMNVGGNYLREHVTPEARYHYAYMDAGGVAPSVVQDHAKLLYLIRAPKGSQAKEIYDRLCKIAEGAALMTETEVTVHFDKACSNYIPNVVYSRIMGDVMMHYGGPEFDEEDQVFAKAIHDTLTEEEKQFRMIPPATPVEQKVLKENVGKVLADYVYPFNEVLTNVTLPGSSDVGDVSWIVPTVQCIVATEVQNTAMHTWQWVTNGKSGIAKKGMIQAAKIMAATAVKVLEEPEYIDQAKAELKNITDVTPYVNPIPADVKPNSLAF; translated from the coding sequence ATGTATAAACAAATCGAAAAATTAATTACTCAAAAACAACACACTTATTTCCAAACAAGTGATAAAATTTGGGATATTGCCGAAACAAAATTCCATGAAAAAGAATCAGCAGACGTGTTGATTAATGTATTAAAAGAAGAAGGATTTAGCATAGAAACAAATATTGGAGAGATTGACACAGCATTTGTTGCAAGTTTTGGAAATGAAGGTCCTGTCATTGGATTTTTAGGGGAATATGATGCACTACCTAGCATGTCTCAAAAAGCAGGTTCTACACAAAAAGAAGCAAATCCGGATACAGAAAACACAAATGGACATGGCTGTGGACATAATTTACTTGGTACAGCTTCACTTGCTGCTGCAATTGCGACCAAAGATTACATTACAGAGCACAATATCCCTGCGCAAATTAAATATTTTGGTTGTCCTGCTGAAGAAGGCGGATCTGGAAAAACATTTATGGCAAGAGATGGTGCTTTTGATGGATTAGATATGGCGATTTGTTGGCATCCAGGAACAGATAATGCCATTTGGGGTGTAAAAACACTAGCTAATATCCAAGCAGCTTTTGAGTTTAAAGGAAAATCAGCTCATGCTGCAAATGCTCCAGACATGGGACGTAGTGCACTTGATGCTTGTGAGTTGATGAATGTCGGTGGAAATTACCTTCGTGAACATGTGACACCAGAAGCAAGATATCACTATGCGTATATGGATGCTGGTGGTGTAGCTCCTAGTGTTGTCCAAGATCATGCAAAACTTTTATATTTAATTCGTGCACCAAAAGGAAGCCAAGCAAAAGAAATTTATGATCGTTTATGTAAAATTGCAGAAGGCGCGGCTCTTATGACTGAAACAGAAGTAACCGTACATTTCGACAAAGCTTGTTCAAACTATATTCCAAACGTTGTGTACTCTCGCATTATGGGAGACGTGATGATGCATTATGGTGGACCGGAATTTGATGAGGAAGATCAAGTATTTGCTAAAGCAATTCATGATACATTAACTGAAGAAGAAAAACAATTTAGAATGATTCCACCTGCTACACCTGTTGAACAAAAAGTCTTAAAAGAAAATGTGGGTAAAGTATTAGCTGACTATGTTTACCCATTCAATGAGGTATTAACTAACGTTACTCTCCCTGGTTCATCTGATGTGGGGGATGTCAGTTGGATTGTCCCAACTGTTCAATGTATCGTTGCAACAGAAGTTCAAAATACCGCCATGCATACATGGCAATGGGTTACAAACGGAAAAAGTGGTATTGCTAAAAAAGGAATGATTCAAGCAGCTAAAATAATGGCAGCAACAGCTGTTAAAGTGCTTGAAGAACCTGAATATATTGATCAAGCGAAGGCTGAGCTAAAAAATATAACAGATGTAACGCCTTACGTGAATCCAATTCCAGCAGACGTTAAACCAAATAGTTTAGCATTCTAA
- a CDS encoding anaerobic C4-dicarboxylate transporter family protein, which translates to MSLLLIEIFIMVGTIIYGLMKGGALGSGVSAIVALFIMLFIFKLPPSSPPVTAVLIIMSIGIASGALQASGGMDYMIRVATKIIQKFPKAITIVAPLVCFLFVFGMGTAMIALSLEPIISETALKSKVNPKGALISSVLASNMALLCSPASSSTAYVVTLLAAYGISLGTYLTIALPATLLSIIMLSILLSLVNKKLPFDESILEDMIIAEEETELAPAAKKSTIVFLLCVLCIIVLGLFPSLLPEYNVDGDPVRIATADLVQMFMYLSAAINIILFKVKSKDILHAPATANALGATLIVLGLGWVGSTIFGAPKNQAVLVSSVGQILADYPWVIIFICAFVAMIIGAQTAVAAIIFPLALTLGISPMLLIIIVQCLNVNFVIPAQPTLLLAVELDRTGRTKVFSFIIPGIIITALSIALSYGITLFM; encoded by the coding sequence ATGTCATTATTACTAATTGAAATTTTTATCATGGTTGGAACAATTATTTATGGACTTATGAAAGGAGGCGCGCTAGGTTCTGGGGTATCAGCCATTGTGGCCTTGTTTATCATGCTATTCATTTTTAAATTGCCGCCATCATCACCACCTGTTACGGCTGTTTTAATCATTATGTCTATCGGTATAGCAAGTGGTGCACTACAAGCCTCAGGTGGGATGGATTATATGATACGCGTTGCAACAAAAATTATTCAAAAGTTTCCGAAAGCGATTACAATCGTTGCACCACTTGTTTGTTTTCTATTCGTTTTTGGCATGGGGACAGCAATGATTGCTTTATCATTAGAACCAATCATCTCTGAAACTGCTCTTAAATCAAAAGTTAATCCAAAAGGTGCTTTAATTTCTTCTGTATTAGCTTCTAACATGGCTCTACTGTGTAGCCCGGCATCATCTTCAACAGCATATGTTGTAACCTTATTAGCAGCGTATGGTATTTCTTTAGGAACATATCTGACAATCGCCTTGCCTGCCACTTTATTATCTATTATCATGTTAAGTATACTATTAAGCTTAGTTAATAAAAAATTACCTTTTGATGAATCTATCTTAGAAGATATGATTATTGCAGAAGAAGAAACTGAACTAGCTCCTGCTGCTAAAAAATCAACTATAGTTTTCTTACTTTGTGTGCTATGCATTATTGTTTTAGGTTTGTTCCCAAGCTTATTACCAGAGTATAATGTAGATGGTGATCCTGTTAGAATTGCAACTGCTGACTTAGTTCAGATGTTTATGTATTTGTCTGCTGCAATCAATATCATACTCTTTAAAGTGAAATCAAAAGATATTTTACATGCTCCAGCTACTGCTAACGCTTTAGGCGCAACCTTAATTGTATTGGGTCTTGGCTGGGTTGGTTCAACTATCTTTGGTGCTCCAAAAAATCAAGCCGTTTTAGTATCAAGTGTCGGACAGATACTAGCTGACTATCCTTGGGTTATCATCTTTATCTGTGCGTTTGTTGCGATGATTATTGGTGCCCAAACGGCCGTTGCAGCAATTATTTTCCCATTAGCACTGACACTAGGTATATCACCAATGTTACTTATTATTATTGTTCAGTGTCTAAATGTTAACTTTGTGATTCCAGCACAACCGACGTTGTTACTTGCAGTTGAATTAGATAGAACTGGGCGGACTAAGGTCTTTAGTTTCATCATACCAGGAATAATTATAACCGCACTCTCTATTGCTCTATCTTATGGTATCACACTATTTATGTAA